In one window of Candidatus Binatia bacterium DNA:
- a CDS encoding PQQ-binding-like beta-propeller repeat protein: MHWLIELATRVVPPLRTFIRLVCLAVWCSALWCGGAQAQGYSLRFYGHGTGDIDRVKIKIDAPAVPADVGRSFTIEFWMKAQLSENTSPDCVPGGVNWIVGNVIVDRDVFGDGDRGDFGVSLANGKIAFGVAKRSEAQTICGTTAVADGEWHHVAVTRNASTGVMAIFVDGVLDASGVGPRGNVSYRNRRPTSYPNSDPYLVLGAEKHDAGPSYPSYSGFLDEVRISKIVRYTTNFARPTAPFLSDRRTAALYHFDEGPAGPCTGAIADSAPRGRSVGMCSFGGSAPAGPEFATDVPPIYPTPPGPGSTNEWTQHAANAQRTSFQPDAVPTPWRWKWAWNGPNSSGQVRSGKFGLPRNSQPVTGGGRVYIAAGTRGVFALNEASGTEIWNFDPPAAINSTPAYDPDSGALFALSANGVLYKLDAATGSVLGSYSTGSASSLPLPPAIAGARVFVSMGNRVFAIDKHSLSVAWNYDAGSPVDTPPAYSPSRDLVVVASRDLYVHGIRNSDGTQAWRTKATPRLPGDPGANSNYAEVSYGWPVIAEQHGIVFIKLRLDWNTMWTWSPWPSTNAAMRANLSAQPNQQALLALDLDDGSTAFVPNVGHGGFGDGDYMPMGPMPVIATAGGQELAYVVMRGSPCFVSPCDGRADSRFGELVLDDTSIPGFVAGDVRFMENTFFPTDEQAYLAAAGNQVFGAHWMVGIAHEILDRGASRGQSATQPITVANLPHIVTSASNCGFSASHYCASGLVQDGDPRSFPPGFYIYYDEGPVYDQYWSEYAAWVISNNTVYFLSTDGALVALEHGSPTARLQPGLSEEESRPPRVALVSHGVFPHTAARELAGRVATIEGVVQEVFNNGKAVYLGFQRPHRGAFLVRIRKPDWGAFGGSPEKLYHKGDRIRVTGQIEWYQGDPVIYARSPAQIELVTPLILTQVESAMPR, from the coding sequence ATGCATTGGCTAATCGAGCTCGCAACGCGCGTTGTTCCACCACTTAGGACGTTCATCCGGCTTGTCTGCCTAGCGGTGTGGTGCTCAGCCCTTTGGTGCGGGGGTGCGCAAGCGCAGGGCTATTCACTCCGCTTTTACGGGCATGGTACCGGTGACATTGATCGCGTGAAAATCAAGATCGATGCTCCCGCGGTGCCGGCCGACGTCGGTCGCTCTTTCACCATCGAATTTTGGATGAAAGCGCAGTTGAGCGAGAACACGAGCCCTGACTGTGTACCCGGCGGCGTCAACTGGATTGTCGGCAACGTCATCGTGGACCGAGACGTCTTCGGCGACGGGGACCGTGGGGATTTCGGGGTGTCCCTCGCCAATGGAAAGATTGCCTTCGGTGTGGCCAAGCGCAGCGAGGCGCAAACCATCTGTGGGACGACCGCTGTGGCCGATGGGGAGTGGCACCACGTTGCGGTGACGCGCAATGCCAGCACCGGAGTGATGGCAATCTTCGTGGATGGGGTTCTTGACGCATCCGGCGTGGGCCCGCGGGGAAACGTCTCTTATCGCAACCGACGTCCGACCTCGTATCCCAACTCGGACCCTTATTTGGTCTTGGGAGCGGAAAAGCACGATGCCGGCCCGAGTTATCCCTCATATTCCGGATTCCTCGACGAAGTCCGCATCTCCAAGATCGTTCGCTACACGACGAACTTTGCTCGTCCAACCGCTCCGTTTCTGAGCGACCGGCGCACGGCTGCGCTGTACCATTTCGACGAAGGACCCGCCGGTCCTTGCACCGGTGCAATCGCCGACTCCGCGCCACGCGGGCGCAGTGTGGGCATGTGCTCGTTTGGCGGGAGCGCTCCGGCTGGGCCGGAGTTCGCCACCGACGTTCCGCCGATCTACCCGACGCCTCCTGGCCCGGGCAGCACTAATGAATGGACACAGCACGCAGCCAACGCGCAACGCACAAGCTTCCAGCCCGACGCCGTGCCCACCCCGTGGCGTTGGAAGTGGGCGTGGAATGGACCCAACAGCTCCGGCCAAGTGCGCAGCGGTAAGTTCGGTCTGCCCCGCAATAGCCAGCCGGTTACTGGTGGCGGACGCGTGTACATTGCTGCTGGTACCCGTGGCGTGTTCGCCCTCAACGAAGCGTCTGGTACAGAGATCTGGAATTTCGATCCTCCGGCCGCCATCAACTCCACTCCGGCCTATGACCCCGACTCCGGAGCTCTGTTCGCACTCTCCGCCAACGGAGTCCTTTACAAGCTCGACGCGGCCACCGGTAGCGTCCTGGGCAGCTATTCCACCGGATCAGCGAGTTCCCTGCCCTTGCCTCCGGCAATTGCCGGAGCTCGAGTTTTCGTGTCGATGGGCAACCGCGTTTTTGCCATCGACAAGCATTCCCTGAGCGTGGCTTGGAATTACGATGCCGGTTCGCCGGTCGACACGCCGCCCGCGTACTCTCCCAGTCGCGACCTCGTCGTCGTGGCCTCGCGCGATCTTTATGTGCATGGCATCCGCAATAGCGACGGGACGCAAGCCTGGCGCACCAAGGCGACGCCGCGGCTACCTGGCGATCCCGGCGCCAACAGCAATTACGCAGAGGTCTCCTATGGCTGGCCGGTCATTGCCGAGCAGCACGGGATCGTATTCATCAAGCTCCGCCTCGATTGGAACACGATGTGGACCTGGTCGCCCTGGCCGAGCACCAACGCGGCGATGCGTGCGAACCTCTCCGCTCAACCGAATCAACAAGCTTTGCTTGCGCTCGACCTAGATGACGGGAGTACCGCCTTTGTGCCCAACGTGGGCCACGGAGGCTTTGGGGATGGTGACTACATGCCCATGGGGCCGATGCCGGTCATCGCCACAGCGGGTGGGCAAGAACTTGCGTACGTAGTTATGCGTGGAAGCCCTTGTTTTGTGTCGCCATGCGATGGTCGGGCAGACTCGCGCTTTGGCGAGCTCGTGCTCGACGACACGAGCATACCCGGATTTGTTGCGGGCGACGTGCGCTTCATGGAAAACACCTTCTTCCCCACTGACGAGCAAGCCTACCTCGCTGCCGCTGGCAACCAGGTCTTCGGTGCGCACTGGATGGTCGGCATCGCCCACGAGATCCTCGACCGCGGCGCCAGCCGCGGGCAAAGCGCCACACAGCCGATCACGGTGGCGAATCTACCCCACATCGTCACCTCAGCGAGCAACTGCGGCTTTAGCGCGAGCCATTACTGTGCGTCTGGTCTGGTGCAGGACGGCGACCCCCGCAGTTTCCCACCCGGTTTCTACATCTACTACGACGAGGGACCGGTGTACGACCAATATTGGAGCGAATATGCCGCCTGGGTCATCAGCAACAACACCGTGTACTTCTTGAGCACCGACGGTGCCTTGGTTGCGCTCGAGCACGGAAGCCCCACCGCTCGCTTGCAGCCTGGGTTAAGCGAAGAAGAGTCTCGACCACCGCGAGTGGCTTTGGTGAGCCACGGCGTCTTTCCCCACACAGCGGCTCGTGAGCTTGCCGGGCGTGTGGCAACCATCGAGGGCGTGGTGCAGGAAGTGTTTAACAATGGCAAAGCAGTGTACTTAGGCTTCCAAAGACCCCACCGTGGCGCGTTCCTCGTACGCATTCGCAAGCCAGATTGGGGCGCCTTCGGCGGAAGCCCCGAGAAACTCTACCACAAAGGCGACCGCATCCGCGTCACTGGCCAAATCGAGTGGTATCAAGGGGACCCGGTCATCTATGCCCGCTCGCCCGCGCAGATCGAGCTTGTTACCCCCTTGATCCTTACTCAGGTCGAATCGGCCATGCCGCGCTGA
- a CDS encoding LLM class F420-dependent oxidoreductase has translation MKFGVAFTNAGPLAYPEPFATLVQTAEECGFDSIWTVEHVVVPVGYQSRYPYSADGKMPGPDDAPLSDPLLPLAFAAAITRKVRLGSGILILPQRHPAYVAKEVATLDVLSGGRAILGIGSGWLAEEFATLGVPFEERGARTDEAIRAVRTLWKPGPQSFDGKFFRWGPVESNPKPIQQPGVPIVIGGHSAPAAKRAARLGDGFFPAFGDPPKLKSLLDIMRAECSRIGRNPDEIEITTGSFVVDQELVARYAELGVSRVVIAPPGFDPDSIRDGLRRFADTVMRGSAN, from the coding sequence ATGAAGTTCGGGGTGGCATTTACCAACGCTGGACCACTGGCTTATCCAGAGCCCTTTGCCACGTTGGTGCAAACAGCCGAAGAATGCGGCTTTGATTCCATTTGGACGGTGGAACATGTGGTCGTGCCGGTCGGATATCAGTCGCGCTACCCTTACAGTGCCGACGGCAAAATGCCCGGCCCCGATGATGCGCCGCTGTCTGACCCGCTCCTACCCTTGGCTTTTGCCGCCGCCATCACGCGCAAGGTGAGGCTCGGCAGCGGCATTTTGATTTTGCCCCAGCGCCACCCTGCCTACGTGGCAAAGGAAGTGGCGACACTCGACGTGTTGTCGGGGGGACGCGCGATCCTGGGCATCGGCTCGGGCTGGCTTGCTGAAGAATTTGCCACGCTCGGCGTTCCGTTCGAGGAGCGGGGTGCCCGCACGGACGAAGCCATTCGCGCCGTGCGCACTTTGTGGAAACCCGGTCCGCAAAGCTTCGACGGCAAATTCTTCCGTTGGGGCCCGGTGGAGTCGAATCCCAAACCCATTCAGCAACCCGGAGTGCCGATTGTCATCGGTGGCCACTCGGCTCCCGCAGCCAAGCGCGCGGCGCGTTTGGGCGATGGTTTCTTTCCCGCCTTCGGCGACCCACCGAAACTCAAGAGCCTGCTGGACATCATGCGTGCCGAATGCAGCCGCATCGGGCGCAACCCCGACGAAATCGAAATCACCACTGGATCTTTTGTGGTCGACCAGGAGCTGGTTGCCCGTTACGCAGAACTCGGAGTCAGCCGTGTCGTGATTGCTCCCCCAGGCTTCGACCCAGACAGCATTCGAGACGGTCTCCGCCGCTTTGCTGACACGGTGATGCGCGGCAGCGCAAACTAA
- a CDS encoding glutathione S-transferase family protein, with protein MKIYDSQLAPNPRRVRIFLAEKGIEVPYEQVDIVGGANRSPEFRKKNPLGTVPVLELDDGTCIAESVAICRYFEELYPEPPLMGRDARDRAIVEMWQRRMELHIFIPITMVFRNCHPFFAGRIRQVPEWGEVNREWAVEGLQWLDRELANRRFIAGDTFTIADITALCGIDFGRVSDIRIQPEQKNLKRWYDEVSARPSAKA; from the coding sequence ATGAAAATTTACGACTCGCAGTTAGCACCGAATCCACGGCGGGTGCGGATTTTCCTGGCGGAAAAGGGCATCGAAGTGCCGTATGAGCAGGTCGACATCGTCGGCGGGGCCAATCGCTCGCCGGAGTTCCGCAAGAAGAACCCACTCGGCACCGTGCCCGTGTTGGAGCTCGACGACGGCACCTGCATCGCCGAAAGCGTGGCCATTTGCCGCTACTTCGAGGAGCTCTATCCCGAGCCCCCCTTGATGGGGCGCGACGCACGCGACCGAGCGATTGTGGAAATGTGGCAGCGGCGCATGGAGCTGCACATTTTCATTCCGATCACCATGGTGTTCCGCAACTGCCACCCGTTTTTCGCCGGCCGCATCCGTCAAGTGCCAGAGTGGGGTGAAGTCAATCGGGAGTGGGCCGTGGAAGGTCTGCAATGGCTCGATCGGGAGCTTGCCAATCGCCGCTTCATTGCCGGCGACACGTTCACGATTGCCGACATCACCGCGCTGTGCGGCATCGACTTCGGCCGGGTATCGGACATCCGCATCCAGCCCGAGCAAAAGAACCTCAAGCGCTGGTACGACGAAGTCTCCGCACGCCCAAGCGCAAAAGCATGA
- a CDS encoding crotonase/enoyl-CoA hydratase family protein, producing MTRPTSVRVEVNGPVWTVVLSRPERRNAVDRATAAALADAFRSFDADPKASVAVLWGEGGTFCAGADLKAVAEGQGNVVQEDGDGPMGPTRMLLGKPVIAAVAGYAVAGGLELALWCDLRVAEESAVFGVFCRRWGVPLIDGGTVRLPRLIGLSRALDLILTGRPVSAREALEMGLVNRVVPVGQGREAAETLAQELAKFPQTCLRRDRLSAYEQEGLSFEAALRNEFRRGWVTLASGEAVAGAQRFTAGEGRHGRFD from the coding sequence ATGACGCGCCCAACCAGCGTGCGGGTGGAAGTGAACGGTCCGGTCTGGACGGTGGTTTTGTCACGGCCGGAGCGGCGCAACGCTGTCGACCGTGCCACCGCAGCCGCACTGGCCGACGCCTTCCGCAGTTTCGATGCCGACCCGAAGGCGAGCGTTGCGGTGCTGTGGGGCGAGGGCGGAACTTTTTGTGCAGGCGCAGACTTGAAGGCTGTGGCCGAAGGTCAAGGCAACGTCGTGCAGGAGGATGGCGATGGTCCCATGGGCCCGACGCGCATGCTGCTCGGCAAGCCGGTGATTGCCGCCGTTGCGGGCTACGCCGTGGCTGGCGGGCTCGAGCTCGCACTGTGGTGCGACCTGCGGGTGGCGGAAGAGTCGGCCGTGTTTGGTGTGTTCTGCCGGCGCTGGGGAGTGCCCCTCATCGATGGGGGTACGGTGCGTCTCCCCCGGCTCATTGGCCTCAGTCGCGCACTGGATCTCATTTTGACCGGGCGGCCGGTGTCGGCGCGCGAAGCTTTGGAAATGGGGCTGGTCAACCGCGTCGTTCCCGTCGGCCAAGGTCGTGAGGCAGCGGAGACGCTTGCCCAGGAACTGGCCAAGTTCCCGCAAACTTGCTTGCGGCGCGACCGCTTATCGGCGTACGAGCAGGAGGGCTTGAGCTTCGAAGCAGCGTTACGCAACGAATTTCGACGCGGCTGGGTCACGCTCGCGAGCGGCGAGGCCGTCGCTGGTGCACAGCGCTTCACCGCCGGCGAAGGGCGGCATGGTCGCTTCGATTGA
- a CDS encoding GMC family oxidoreductase, which translates to MMAYDAAQLQRHHRVSADAVVVGSGAGGAVAAAELAAAGWRVVLLEEGSYFTGVRLTGDVRFAFSHLYRNGGLTGTLGVPPIIVPLGRCVGGTTTINSGTCYRTPDFVLQMWEHEYGLEGATELGEHYAAIERDLRIKPVPDELYGPANGRIQEAVERVLRWKGSRIPRNEHGCLATGRCAFGCPSDGKLAMSVSKVPEALASGATLWVHARVRRILFDRRRTLGVVADAVTPHGRSTGVQLDVFAPLVVVAAGALHTPALLQASGVQNAWLGRNLHLHPATRVVALFPEPIRGWREVPQAYNIDEFIDQGVFIQGQFVPPEVQAAAIPGFGHTYAERMRAFELMASFGALISDESSGRVWSIGSTPHPVAWYRLGTRDVRKLLFAIARTAEAFFAAGAVEVYSGVSALPVLRRASDVAALERARVRRSQLEVMAFHPMGTARAGRAQLSVCDPWGRVHGYHGLAVADASLFPTSNRINPQLTIMALVRRNARAWVARGG; encoded by the coding sequence ATGATGGCCTACGATGCCGCGCAGCTTCAGCGCCACCATCGTGTCAGTGCCGATGCGGTGGTGGTTGGCAGCGGCGCCGGCGGCGCCGTCGCAGCGGCGGAGCTCGCTGCCGCCGGCTGGCGCGTCGTGCTCCTCGAGGAAGGCAGCTACTTCACCGGCGTTCGTCTCACGGGCGACGTGCGGTTTGCCTTCTCGCACCTCTATCGCAATGGTGGACTTACGGGCACACTCGGAGTCCCACCCATCATCGTTCCACTCGGCCGCTGCGTCGGTGGCACAACCACGATCAACAGTGGCACGTGCTACCGCACGCCCGACTTTGTGCTGCAAATGTGGGAGCACGAATACGGACTCGAAGGCGCTACCGAACTCGGCGAGCACTACGCCGCGATCGAGCGTGACTTGCGCATCAAACCAGTACCCGACGAGCTTTACGGCCCGGCCAACGGCCGCATTCAGGAAGCCGTTGAGCGGGTGCTGCGCTGGAAGGGCTCGCGCATCCCGCGCAACGAGCATGGTTGCCTCGCCACTGGGCGGTGCGCATTCGGGTGCCCGAGCGACGGCAAGTTGGCCATGAGCGTGAGCAAAGTTCCGGAAGCCCTCGCAAGCGGGGCCACGTTGTGGGTGCACGCGCGGGTGCGCCGGATCTTGTTCGACCGGCGCCGCACCCTAGGGGTGGTTGCCGACGCTGTCACCCCGCACGGGCGGAGCACAGGCGTCCAGCTCGACGTGTTTGCACCTCTCGTCGTCGTGGCCGCTGGCGCGCTCCATACGCCAGCACTCCTGCAAGCCTCGGGAGTGCAAAACGCGTGGCTTGGCCGCAACTTGCACCTTCACCCCGCTACCCGCGTGGTCGCGCTGTTTCCCGAACCAATTCGCGGCTGGCGCGAGGTGCCGCAGGCCTACAACATCGACGAGTTCATCGACCAAGGCGTGTTCATCCAAGGGCAGTTCGTTCCCCCCGAGGTGCAAGCGGCCGCGATTCCCGGCTTCGGGCATACCTATGCCGAGCGGATGCGCGCCTTCGAACTGATGGCAAGTTTTGGGGCGCTGATTAGCGACGAATCGAGCGGGCGCGTGTGGAGCATCGGGAGTACGCCGCACCCCGTTGCTTGGTACCGTCTCGGCACCCGCGACGTGCGCAAGCTCCTCTTTGCCATCGCCCGCACTGCCGAGGCCTTTTTCGCTGCCGGAGCCGTGGAGGTTTACTCAGGTGTGAGCGCTTTACCCGTGCTGCGGCGGGCAAGCGATGTGGCCGCGCTGGAAAGAGCGCGCGTGCGACGGAGTCAGCTCGAAGTCATGGCTTTTCACCCCATGGGCACGGCGCGCGCCGGCAGAGCGCAGCTCTCGGTGTGCGATCCTTGGGGCCGCGTGCACGGGTACCACGGCCTGGCTGTGGCCGATGCGAGCTTGTTCCCCACGTCGAACCGCATCAATCCCCAACTGACGATCATGGCCCTCGTGCGCCGCAATGCCCGCGCATGGGTCGCCCGCGGGGGGTGA
- a CDS encoding helix-turn-helix transcriptional regulator, giving the protein MQRNALGLSNNELEELARRVAWLRKQRGWTQAELAERCSSLRSQLFPPVQLPYVPHIRRDRIAKIELMANNGSGRTAARLISEYELRLLAAAFGVEPCWLRGGQNSGTVFLWELSWPDAKAQQFAELIAYHEARSCSRWVWSEPLPCTLQAPAFSERYFAVRAASWAVTSPPVTENHPAVAMNAVATANRERTLQRLADGSLQFFAAVPIATVEAIVAASDTYGALPRALRRECLEWALEQIRQFPHTLHVVFLAAANLVPFRFWTHCYESHYVSGGLSSWSDRSGATYFAENTKLVKRHLALVQAIYRSAAVREPAEVRELLQRCVRSLGTMRTSPLRSREPTTRRKREGRRAQRSKQAAAD; this is encoded by the coding sequence ATGCAAAGGAACGCTCTAGGCCTGAGTAACAACGAACTCGAAGAACTCGCCAGGCGCGTCGCCTGGTTACGCAAGCAGCGCGGCTGGACACAAGCGGAGCTCGCGGAGCGATGTTCTTCGTTGCGCTCCCAGCTTTTTCCTCCGGTGCAGCTCCCTTACGTTCCCCACATCCGGCGGGATCGGATTGCCAAGATCGAATTAATGGCCAACAACGGCAGCGGTCGCACAGCGGCACGCCTCATCTCCGAATACGAGCTCCGTCTTCTTGCGGCTGCGTTTGGGGTCGAGCCGTGCTGGCTGCGCGGTGGCCAAAACAGCGGCACGGTGTTCCTCTGGGAGCTTTCGTGGCCGGACGCCAAAGCGCAGCAGTTTGCTGAATTGATTGCGTATCACGAAGCCCGCAGCTGCAGTCGCTGGGTATGGAGCGAACCCCTTCCCTGCACCTTGCAGGCCCCGGCATTTAGCGAGCGGTACTTCGCTGTCCGCGCAGCGAGCTGGGCCGTCACCTCGCCGCCCGTTACCGAGAACCATCCTGCTGTGGCCATGAATGCCGTTGCTACCGCGAACCGCGAGCGTACCTTGCAACGCCTCGCCGATGGCTCGTTACAATTTTTCGCTGCTGTACCCATAGCGACCGTGGAGGCAATCGTTGCTGCCTCGGACACGTACGGTGCACTGCCGCGAGCGCTGCGCAGGGAATGCCTGGAATGGGCTCTGGAACAAATCCGCCAGTTTCCTCACACCCTCCACGTCGTGTTCCTCGCGGCAGCAAACCTAGTCCCTTTTCGGTTTTGGACGCATTGTTACGAATCCCACTACGTCAGTGGGGGCCTGAGTTCCTGGTCCGACCGCTCCGGGGCGACGTACTTCGCCGAAAACACCAAACTCGTGAAACGCCACCTCGCCCTCGTGCAAGCCATCTACCGCAGTGCTGCCGTCCGCGAGCCGGCAGAGGTTCGGGAGCTCCTGCAGCGCTGCGTGCGGTCGCTAGGGACGATGCGCACCTCCCCATTGCGTTCGAGAGAACCAACGACGAGGCGAAAGCGAGAGGGCCGGCGAGCGCAACGGAGCAAGCAAGCGGCCGCCGATTAG
- a CDS encoding hydantoinase/oxoprolinase family protein — MVRPRLSAKPPTPILVGIDTGGTFTDLVAVIDGELRLHKVPSTPADPAQAVLAGLRHLLGERAGCTVTYSSTVATNALLERRGARVALLTTAGFEDVIEIGRQNRPDLYDPEPKRPEPLVPRKNRISVQERMLHTGEPLVPLSERAIANALGKLAQSGAESVAICFLHSYANPVHERAMERAVRQRGFVFVSVSHALANEHREYERFSTAVTNAYVQPLMQRHLETLQQSLASRGARLRVLQSSGGAVSASLAGREAVRTCLSGPAGGVRGAWAVARSLGIRQAISFDMGGTSTDVSLLDSGVPTTTEWSIAGLPLKVPAVDVHTVGAGGGSIAAIDEGGLLKVGPQSAGADPGPACYGRGNLPTVTDANVVLGRVVPWLFLGGSIPLSQTRARSAVGALARRLGKSVEATAAGIIDVVNASMERAIRAVSIERGHDPRGCALIAFGGAAGQHACALADALGMSRVVIPLAPGLLSAWGALTAPVERTAVRSLLWREPSFAALEHAASLLVAQVRHELSAEGIPPARQRIETKLEVRYAGQSYELAVDLAPDYRARFERAHQQWYGYHDPERAVEVVNLRVFGRERPLPLRFVDRSVVLAGKTATKHRVFYRGRWHTVVLYERDALRSGELVVGPALIVELSSTTWIPPRWSARRHPTGHLLLQRAANAATRWS, encoded by the coding sequence GTGGTAAGGCCGCGCCTTAGCGCGAAACCACCAACGCCCATTTTGGTTGGCATCGACACTGGCGGTACGTTCACCGACTTGGTTGCCGTCATCGATGGCGAGTTGCGCCTTCATAAGGTGCCGTCGACCCCGGCGGACCCTGCGCAAGCAGTGCTTGCCGGTTTGCGCCATCTCCTCGGCGAGCGAGCCGGTTGCACCGTGACCTACAGCTCGACGGTCGCCACCAATGCGTTGCTCGAGCGGCGAGGAGCGCGGGTGGCACTGCTGACCACCGCGGGCTTCGAGGATGTGATCGAAATCGGCCGCCAAAATCGGCCGGACCTTTACGACCCTGAGCCCAAGCGGCCGGAGCCTTTGGTGCCGCGGAAGAACCGCATTAGCGTGCAGGAACGAATGCTACACACGGGGGAACCTCTCGTCCCCCTAAGCGAGCGGGCCATCGCGAACGCGCTCGGGAAGCTCGCACAAAGTGGAGCGGAGTCGGTGGCGATTTGCTTCCTCCATTCGTATGCCAACCCAGTGCACGAACGTGCGATGGAACGCGCCGTGCGCCAACGTGGTTTTGTGTTCGTCTCGGTATCGCACGCGCTGGCCAACGAGCATCGCGAGTACGAACGCTTCAGCACCGCCGTTACCAACGCGTATGTCCAGCCGCTCATGCAGCGCCATTTGGAAACCCTGCAACAGTCACTGGCATCGCGTGGTGCACGCCTGCGCGTGTTGCAGTCGAGCGGGGGTGCAGTGTCTGCGTCGCTCGCCGGGCGCGAGGCCGTGCGCACCTGCCTCTCCGGACCAGCCGGTGGGGTACGCGGCGCGTGGGCGGTGGCCCGCAGCTTAGGCATCCGGCAAGCGATTAGCTTCGACATGGGCGGCACTTCTACGGACGTGAGTTTGCTCGACAGCGGGGTGCCCACGACGACGGAGTGGAGCATTGCTGGACTTCCGTTGAAGGTCCCCGCAGTCGACGTGCACACGGTTGGCGCTGGTGGCGGGTCAATTGCCGCTATCGATGAAGGCGGCCTGCTCAAGGTCGGGCCGCAGAGCGCTGGCGCCGATCCCGGTCCTGCCTGTTACGGACGCGGAAATCTCCCTACGGTAACCGATGCGAACGTGGTGCTCGGGCGCGTTGTGCCGTGGCTGTTCCTCGGCGGGAGCATTCCGCTCTCGCAAACCCGTGCGAGGTCGGCCGTCGGTGCGCTAGCGCGCCGGTTGGGCAAGAGTGTGGAAGCAACGGCCGCCGGCATTATCGATGTCGTCAACGCCAGTATGGAGCGCGCGATCCGCGCCGTCAGCATCGAACGCGGGCACGATCCCCGCGGCTGCGCACTCATCGCCTTCGGCGGCGCCGCCGGTCAGCACGCGTGTGCGCTCGCTGACGCACTGGGAATGTCGCGGGTGGTGATCCCGCTGGCACCAGGCCTATTGTCCGCATGGGGGGCGCTAACTGCACCCGTGGAGCGCACCGCCGTGCGTTCCCTACTGTGGAGGGAGCCAAGTTTCGCGGCGCTCGAGCATGCTGCCAGCCTGCTCGTGGCCCAGGTACGCCACGAGCTGTCAGCCGAGGGCATTCCCCCCGCCCGGCAGCGCATCGAGACCAAGCTAGAGGTTCGTTACGCGGGGCAATCGTACGAGCTTGCCGTCGACCTCGCACCCGATTACCGCGCGCGCTTCGAACGGGCGCATCAGCAATGGTACGGGTACCATGATCCCGAACGCGCCGTGGAGGTCGTGAACCTACGGGTGTTCGGGCGCGAACGGCCGTTGCCCCTTCGCTTTGTCGATCGCTCGGTCGTGCTCGCCGGAAAGACCGCCACGAAACATCGGGTGTTTTACCGAGGTCGCTGGCACACCGTCGTTCTTTATGAGCGCGATGCGCTTCGCAGCGGCGAGCTCGTGGTGGGACCAGCACTGATTGTCGAGCTCAGCAGCACGACTTGGATTCCACCACGCTGGAGCGCCAGGCGCCACCCCACAGGACACTTACTCCTGCAGCGCGCCGCAAACGCGGCCACGCGGTGGTCTTAG
- a CDS encoding zinc ribbon domain-containing protein: MPLFEYRCQSCGKTFEELVSGRERDGVACRHCGSARVDRLLSTFAVAHNDTARAAAAEPGPCGACGAPQRGACAMEGGEW; this comes from the coding sequence ATGCCGCTGTTCGAATACCGCTGCCAAAGCTGTGGAAAAACTTTCGAGGAGTTAGTCTCCGGTCGCGAGCGTGACGGCGTTGCTTGCCGGCACTGCGGCAGCGCGCGGGTGGACCGGCTCCTCTCCACATTTGCCGTGGCCCACAACGACACGGCTCGGGCGGCTGCAGCCGAGCCCGGTCCGTGCGGAGCCTGCGGCGCTCCGCAACGGGGCGCCTGTGCGATGGAAGGCGGCGAGTGGTAA
- a CDS encoding arginyltransferase, which translates to MESQSRSSTGPAREWVVYDEYSPCPYLPGQIARMPLRLPVRPLSRTALAQRLEAGDRRQGALLYRPRCPGCQACQAIRLPVSEFRPNRTQRRIFRRGSALLETRIGPPRADFERVRLYNRHKVERRLLTTDGLIDRQLYEEFLVDTCAETFELSYWLDGRLVGVAITDRAEDSLSAVYCYYDPSLARLSIGTYSILKQLELCRTWGLAYLYLGLYVEGCATMAYKARFFPHERLIHGRWRRFSGPDEPDRSVC; encoded by the coding sequence ATGGAGAGTCAGAGTCGCAGCAGTACAGGTCCGGCTCGCGAATGGGTTGTTTACGACGAATACAGCCCGTGCCCGTACCTCCCTGGTCAGATTGCCCGGATGCCCCTGCGCTTGCCGGTACGCCCGCTGTCGCGCACCGCACTCGCACAACGGTTGGAAGCGGGCGATCGCCGTCAGGGCGCCCTGCTCTACCGGCCGCGGTGCCCGGGCTGCCAAGCCTGCCAGGCCATTCGGTTGCCGGTGTCGGAGTTTCGCCCCAACCGGACACAACGGCGCATTTTCCGTCGTGGCTCTGCCCTGTTGGAAACGCGGATCGGACCGCCGCGGGCTGACTTCGAGCGGGTGCGTTTGTACAACCGACACAAAGTCGAGCGCCGCCTGCTCACAACGGATGGGCTGATCGACCGGCAATTATACGAGGAGTTTCTTGTCGACACCTGCGCCGAAACGTTCGAACTCAGCTACTGGCTCGACGGCCGCTTGGTGGGCGTGGCGATTACCGACCGAGCAGAGGATTCTCTGTCCGCGGTGTATTGCTACTACGATCCCTCGCTGGCGCGCTTGAGCATCGGGACGTACTCAATTCTCAAACAACTCGAGCTGTGTCGTACTTGGGGCTTGGCGTACTTGTATCTCGGCCTTTACGTCGAGGGCTGTGCGACCATGGCGTACAAAGCTCGCTTCTTCCCGCACGAGCGCCTGATTCACGGCCGCTGGCGGCGCTTCTCCGGCCCCGACGAGCCGGACCGGAGCGTGTGCTGA